The DNA segment GGGAGTACCGGAAATGGGTTGCATCATCACTTATCCTTAAACCATAAATCTTAGCAAAGTATGCCTGGCGGCCAGATTATGGCACACTTGCCCGGTTAACTCTCGTTCTCAAACAGGTACGCAGACGTGAAAATCCTCGTTGATGAAAATATGCCTTATGCCCGCGAATTATTTAGCCGTCTGGGCGAGGTCAAAGCGGTTCCCGGTCGCCCCATTCCCGTTGCAGAACTTGATGATGCGGATGCGTTAATGGTGCGTTCAGTCACCAAAGTGAATGAAGCGCTGCTTGGGGGGAAATCCATCAAATTTGTCGGCACCGCAACCGCCGGAACCGATCATGTGGATGAGGCGTGGCTTAAGCAGGCTGGCGTGGGGTTTTCAGCGGCGCCTGGCTGCAATGCTATCGCTGTTGTTGAATATGTTTTTTCCGCTTTACTGATGCTGGCGGAGCGTGACGGTTTTGCTTTAAGCGACCGCACCGTGGGGATTGTCGGCGTAGGTAATGTTGGCGCTCGCTTGCAGGCGAGGCTGGAAGCGTTGGGCATTCGCACTTTGCTGTGCGATCCGCCGCGTGCGGACCGGGGCGATGAAGGTGATTTCCGCTCGCTGGATGAGCTGGTCCAGGAAGCGGATATTCTGACGTTCCACACGCCATTGTATAAAGAGGGGCCTTACAAGACGCTGCACCTGGCGGATGAGGCGCTGATCGGGCGGCTGAAGCCGGGGACGATTCTGATTAACGCCTGTCGCGGCCCGGTGGTGGATAACACCGCGCTGCTGGCGCGCCTGAATGCCGGGCAGTCGCTGAGCGTGGTGCTTGATGTCTGGGAAGGGGAGCCCGATCTCAACGTGGCGCTGCTGGAAAAAATTGATATCGGCACATCGCACATTGCCGGTTATACCCTGGAAGGGAAGGCGCGCGGCACCACGCAGGTCTTTGAAGCCTATAGTACGTTTATCGGACGGGCGCAAAAAGTGGCGCTGGATACGCTGCTACCCGCGCCGGAGTTTGGGCGTATTACGCTGCATGGCCCGCTGGATCAGCCGACGCTGAAAAGGCTGGCGCATTTGGTGTATGATGTGCGCCGCGATGATGCGCCACTGCGTAAAGTCGCCGGAATTCCGGGCGAGTTTGATAAGCTGCGTAAGAATTACCTTGAGCGCCGTGAATGGTCTTCCTTGTACGTGATGTGCGACGATGCCAGTGCCGCCACGCTGCTGCATAAGCTCGGTTTCAACGCCGTTCATCATCCGGCCCATTAACATTCTTTTTGTCGCTCCCTGCATAGCGCGGGGAGCTTTGCTATTTCTGGAGTAAACCACCATGTCTGAAGGCTGGAACATTGCCATCCTGGGCGCAACAGGCGCCGTAGGCGAAGCCCTGCTCGAAACGCTGGCTGAACGTCAGTTCCCGGTCGGTGAGATTTATGCGCTGGCGCGTAATGAAAGTGCGGGCGAACATCTGCGCTATAGCGGCAAGTCGGTCATTGTGCAGGATGTCGCTGATTTTGACTGGACGCAGGCGCAGCTGGCGTTTTTTGTCGCTGGCGCTGAAGCCTCTGCCGCATGGGTTGAGGAAGCCACCAATGCGGGCTGTCTGGTGATCGACAGCAGCGGCCTGTTTGCCCTGGAACCGGATGTGCCATTAGTGGTGCCGGAAGTAAACCCGTCTGTGCTGGCCGATTACCGCAACCGCAATGTGATTGCCGTAGCCAACAGCCTGACCAGCCAGTTGCTGGCCTCGCTGAAGCCGCTGATTGATGAAGGCGGTCTGTCGCGCATTAGCGTCACCAGCCTGCTTTCCGCTTCGGCACACGGGAAAAAAGCGGTGGATGCGCTGGCCGGTCAGAGCGCGAAACTGCTCAACGGTATCCCTATCGACGAAGATGATTTCTTTGGTCGCCAACTGGCGTTTAACATGCTGCCGCTCCTGCCGGACAGTGAAGGCAGCGTGCGCGAAGAGCGCCGTATCGTTGACGAAGTGCGTAAGATTTTGCAGGACGACGGGCTGATGATTTCCGCCAGTTGCATTCAGTCGCCGGTATTTTATGGCCATGCGCAAATGGTCAGTTTTGAAGCGCTGCGCCCGCTGGCGGCGGAAGAGGCGCGCGATGCCTTTTCTCGCGGCGAAGATATTGTGCTGTCTGAAGAGACTGACTTCCCGACTCAGGTGGGCGATGCGTCAGGCAATCCGCAGCTTTCTGTCGGCTGTGTGCGTAACGACTATGGCATGCCGGAGCAGGTTCAGTTCTGGTCGGTGGCCGATAACGTTCGCTTTGGCGGCGCGCTGATGGCGGTCAAAACCGCGGAAAAACTGGTGCAGGAGTACCTGTACTGATGTCAGCAGTGGAACAACCGCCAGTTTATAAAATTGCGCTGGGCATTGAGTACGACGGCAGCAAATATTATGGCTGGCAACGCCAGAACGAAGTGCGCAGCGTTCAGGAAAAGCTGGAAAAGGCGCTTTCTCAGGTTGCCAACGAACCTGTTAACGTGTTTTGCGCCGGGCGGACAGACGCTGGCGTACACGGAACGGGGCAGGTGGTGCATTTTGAAACTACCGCGTTGCGTAAAGACGCGGCGTGGACGCTGGGTGTAAATGCGAATTTACCTGGTGACATCGCGGTTCGTTGGGTTAAAGCTGTACCTGAGGATTTTCACGCCCGGTTTAGCGCAACGGCTCGCCGTTATCGCTACATCATCTACAATCATCGGTTGCGCCCGGCGATTTTAGGTCATGGGGTTACGCACTTTTATGAGCCGCTGGACGCAGAACGTATGCACCGGGCGGCGCAGTGTCTGATTGGTGAAAATGATTTTACCTCGTTTCGCGCGGTACAGTGCCAGTCGCGTACGCCGTGGCGAAACGTGATGCACATTAACGTGACGCGTCACGGTGCGTATGTGGTGGTCGATATCAAAGCCAATGCCTTTGTACATCATATGGTCAGGAATATTGTCGGTAGCCTGATGGAAGTAGGCGCCCACAACCAGCCGGAGAGCTGGATAGCAGAGTTGCTGGCGGCGAAGGACAGGCGGCTTTCAGCAGCAACGGCGAAAGCGGAAGGGTTGTATCTGGTTGCGGTTGATTACCCGGAACGGTTTGACCTTCCCAAAACGCCACTGGGCCCGCTGTTTCTGGCGGACTAATTTGAGTCGTATAAGGCATCAATATGGACCTGATTTATTTTCTGATTGATTTTATCCTGCACATTGACGTGCACCTGGCGGAGCTGGTCGCGGAATACGGCGTCTGGGTATATGCCATTCTGTTCCTGATCCTGTTTTGTGAAACCGGACTGGTGGTGACGCCGTTTCTGCCGGGGGATTCGTTGCTGTTTGTGGCGGGCGCGTTGGCGTCGCTGGAAACCAACGATCTCAACGTACATATTATGGTGATGTTAATGCTGATCGCCGCGATTGTCGGCGACGCGGTGAACTACACGATCGGCAGATTGTTTGGCGAACGGTTATTCAGTAACCCGAATTCAAAAATTTTCCGTCGCAGTTACCTTGATAAGACGCACCAGTTTTATGAGAAGCATGGCGGGAAAACCATTATTCTGGCCCGTTTTGTCCCGATTGTCAGAACCTTTGCGCCGTTTGTTGCGGGTATGGGACATATGTCTTATCGCCATTTTGCCGCGTATAACGTCATTGGCGCGCTTTTATGGGTGCTGCTCTTCACATATGCGGGGTATTTCTTCGGTACGATCCCTATGATTCAGGATAACCTTAAGTTACTGATCGTAGGGATTATTGTGGTGTCGATATTGCCAGGCGTGGTTGAAATCATTCGCCATAAGCGCGCTGCGTCGCGTGCCGCAAAATAGAAAGTAACTCAGCGGTTCGACCACTTTTTTATCCAAAGTTTCGGGCTGTTATGTTTTAATGTGCAACATTCATAGTCTGTTGGGGGCAAAAATGGCATTATGCGCTCCTGATAACAAAGCTGACGACTAAGGTTCAGGCAGAAAGGTCACTAATGAGCTGGATTGAACGAATTAAAAGCAACATTACTCCCACCCGCAAGGCAAGCATTCCTGAAGGGGTGTGGACCAAGTGTGATAGCTGCGGTCAGGTTTTATACCGTGCTGAGCTGGAACGTAATCTTGAGGTCTGTCCGAAGTGTGACCATCATATGCGC comes from the Citrobacter koseri ATCC BAA-895 genome and includes:
- the truA gene encoding tRNA pseudouridine(38-40) synthase TruA, producing the protein MSAVEQPPVYKIALGIEYDGSKYYGWQRQNEVRSVQEKLEKALSQVANEPVNVFCAGRTDAGVHGTGQVVHFETTALRKDAAWTLGVNANLPGDIAVRWVKAVPEDFHARFSATARRYRYIIYNHRLRPAILGHGVTHFYEPLDAERMHRAAQCLIGENDFTSFRAVQCQSRTPWRNVMHINVTRHGAYVVVDIKANAFVHHMVRNIVGSLMEVGAHNQPESWIAELLAAKDRRLSAATAKAEGLYLVAVDYPERFDLPKTPLGPLFLAD
- a CDS encoding DedA family protein, giving the protein MDLIYFLIDFILHIDVHLAELVAEYGVWVYAILFLILFCETGLVVTPFLPGDSLLFVAGALASLETNDLNVHIMVMLMLIAAIVGDAVNYTIGRLFGERLFSNPNSKIFRRSYLDKTHQFYEKHGGKTIILARFVPIVRTFAPFVAGMGHMSYRHFAAYNVIGALLWVLLFTYAGYFFGTIPMIQDNLKLLIVGIIVVSILPGVVEIIRHKRAASRAAK
- the pdxB gene encoding 4-phosphoerythronate dehydrogenase PdxB, encoding MKILVDENMPYARELFSRLGEVKAVPGRPIPVAELDDADALMVRSVTKVNEALLGGKSIKFVGTATAGTDHVDEAWLKQAGVGFSAAPGCNAIAVVEYVFSALLMLAERDGFALSDRTVGIVGVGNVGARLQARLEALGIRTLLCDPPRADRGDEGDFRSLDELVQEADILTFHTPLYKEGPYKTLHLADEALIGRLKPGTILINACRGPVVDNTALLARLNAGQSLSVVLDVWEGEPDLNVALLEKIDIGTSHIAGYTLEGKARGTTQVFEAYSTFIGRAQKVALDTLLPAPEFGRITLHGPLDQPTLKRLAHLVYDVRRDDAPLRKVAGIPGEFDKLRKNYLERREWSSLYVMCDDASAATLLHKLGFNAVHHPAH
- a CDS encoding aspartate-semialdehyde dehydrogenase — its product is MSEGWNIAILGATGAVGEALLETLAERQFPVGEIYALARNESAGEHLRYSGKSVIVQDVADFDWTQAQLAFFVAGAEASAAWVEEATNAGCLVIDSSGLFALEPDVPLVVPEVNPSVLADYRNRNVIAVANSLTSQLLASLKPLIDEGGLSRISVTSLLSASAHGKKAVDALAGQSAKLLNGIPIDEDDFFGRQLAFNMLPLLPDSEGSVREERRIVDEVRKILQDDGLMISASCIQSPVFYGHAQMVSFEALRPLAAEEARDAFSRGEDIVLSEETDFPTQVGDASGNPQLSVGCVRNDYGMPEQVQFWSVADNVRFGGALMAVKTAEKLVQEYLY